Proteins found in one Planctomycetes bacterium MalM25 genomic segment:
- the surE gene encoding 5'-nucleotidase SurE — protein MRILLTNDDGIYAPGLAALRAALGRLGEVRVAAPAIEQSGVGHSITFLTPLMANQVFDGDQLLGWAVEGSPADCVKLALAKLFVDESGEPFRPDLVVSGINGGLNAGVNVLYSGTVAAATEAALNDLPAIAVSLEWDEHARFNTAAGLAVEVIEQMLARDAWRDHRLYNLNIPTTATLPTAGQPKLRVCRMGATRWDSAFEERLDPKGRRYYWTIGTPPTEPPGADTDVVAINEGALSLTPLLVDRTHGDQLETMNSWNLGLTAGASV, from the coding sequence ATGCGAATCCTGCTCACCAACGACGACGGCATCTACGCCCCCGGGCTGGCGGCGCTGCGCGCGGCGCTCGGACGCCTGGGCGAAGTGCGCGTCGCGGCGCCCGCCATCGAGCAGAGCGGCGTGGGCCACTCGATCACCTTCCTGACCCCGTTGATGGCCAACCAGGTCTTCGACGGCGATCAACTGCTAGGCTGGGCGGTCGAGGGATCGCCCGCCGACTGCGTGAAACTGGCGCTCGCGAAGCTGTTCGTCGACGAGTCGGGCGAGCCGTTCCGCCCCGACCTGGTGGTCAGCGGCATCAACGGCGGGCTTAACGCGGGCGTGAATGTGCTGTACTCCGGCACGGTCGCCGCCGCGACCGAGGCGGCGCTGAACGACCTGCCGGCGATCGCCGTCTCGCTCGAGTGGGACGAGCACGCCCGATTCAACACGGCCGCCGGTCTAGCGGTCGAGGTCATCGAGCAGATGCTCGCCCGCGACGCGTGGCGTGACCACCGCTTGTACAACCTGAACATCCCGACGACCGCCACCCTCCCGACCGCGGGCCAACCCAAGCTGCGGGTCTGCCGCATGGGCGCGACACGTTGGGACTCGGCTTTCGAAGAACGACTCGACCCGAAGGGCCGCCGCTACTACTGGACGATCGGCACCCCACCGACCGAGCCGCCCGGCGCCGACACCGACGTGGTGGCGATCAACGAGGGCGCCCTGTCGCTGACGCCGCTGCTGGTCGATCGGACCCACGGCGATCAGCTGGAAACAATGAACTCATGGAACCTCGGCCTCACCGCCGGCGCGTCCGTTTAA